Proteins from a single region of Gossypium arboreum isolate Shixiya-1 chromosome 1, ASM2569848v2, whole genome shotgun sequence:
- the LOC108464975 gene encoding G patch domain-containing protein TGH — MDSDEEDYVFFGTPIEREEEITSRRKKAAAEASGNLRSLPPWKQEVRDEEGRRRFHGAFTGGFSAGYFNTVGTKEGWAPQSFTSSRKNRAEVKQQSIFNFLDEDEKAELEGTLGTSSQFDTFGFTAAEFARKQADKEQKQRPSAIPGPVPDELVLPASESIGVKLLLKMGWRHGRAIKDSRASSLYDARREARKAFLAFASEDVKAPYPANEPDEEPESFMAQPVDNDTQSSKSLPAFVCNPKQDLHGLGYDPFKHAPEFREKKRLHLSNDKQHGYRKAISIKDSLFGSKSGKAAPGFGIGALEEYDAEDEDIYGAGYDFEETCVEEDEEPSKLSIESKQPSRLDIESKQKVVAKDQGVLPGFKVASVSDYQLERFDPPIIPKDFIPHHKFPGPLETLKKLDVPSPPEVPPPDDSNLKLLIEGVAKLVTRCGKLFEDLSRKKNQSNPLFSFLSGGDGHDYYEKRLWEEHQKLGDQAKLSLDGKHSPSAQKMTAEGRGKLLGEKPLGRSSKETTSSSIASREFQLQFNLSDTFKKPDSFNKLPEVAKPFKNDPAKQERFEQFLKEKYEGGLRSTGYSSASNMSEAARAREKLDFEAAAEVLEKGKWGKESMVSTQPLDFLAAGMQFTSGGLEQVKDTHAEELVTKEKYPRREEFQWRPLPVLCKRFDLIDPFMGKPPPAPRARSKIDSLLFIPDSVKDAKPEEDAITNRDVPAAQTGAQKTIEAAEEEIEIVAENVERPVDLYKAIFSDDSDEDVEDTNTKKVEDPEKKIEVATTTLNRLIAGDFLESLGKELGFEVPPDTPYSTNKANSSAQIETPNSDAGIAKVGTVEGHGTFCAPNVGTGTSLNPEQETTQGSESPKNESIPGKPVRYSSKHTDGLSESISGKVNAEKFPPGDKKVRSPSSRRRNWSSSSSSEDERSRKHSRRHRYRSSDSYSDSSSDDRERYHPRSKGKRKRSSREKSSSSRKHSKHHKHRSRDSPSRSHHGSEREHSESRKEKRKRRN; from the exons ATGGATTCGGACGAGGAGGATTACGTGTTCTTCGGTACACCGATAGAGCGGGAAGAAGAGATCACCAGCCGTCGGAAGAAAGCCGCCGCCGAAGCTTCTGGTAACCTCCGCTCCCTCCCTCCCTGGAAGCAAGAG GTTAGAGATGAAGAAGGACGCAGAAGGTTCCATGGTGCATTTACAGGTGGATTTTCTGCTGGTTACTTCAATACGGTGGGCACTAAAGAGG GTTGGGCCCCACAGTCATTTACATCATCAAGGAAGAACAGAGCTGAAGTCAAACAGCAGAGCATTTTCAACTTTTTAGATGAAGATGAGAAAGCA GAATTGGAAGGTACTTTGGGAACATCTTCACAGTTTGACACATTTGGATTTACAGCTGCTGAGTTTGCTCGCAAACAAGCCGATAAGGAGCAAAAGCAAAG GCCATCTGCAATTCCTGGACCTGTTCCTGATGAACTTGTCCTGCCGGCCTCTGAGTCTATAG GTGTGAAATTGCTGCTGAAGATGGGATGGAGACATGGTCGTGCAATCAAGGATTCTCGTGCTAGTTCATTATATG ATGCTCGTAGAGAAGCTAGAAAAGCTTTTCTAGCATTTGCTTCCGAGGATGTGAAGGCACCATATCCTGCTAATGAGCCTGATGAAGAACCTGAAAGCTTCATGGCGCAGCCTGTTGACAATGATACTCAATCTTCTAAAAGCTTACCT GCTTTTGTGTGCAACCCTAAGCAGGATTTACATGGTTTAGGATATGATCCATTCAAGCATGCTCCTGAATTTAGGG AAAAGAAGAGATTGCACCTGTCGAATGATAAGCAGCATGGGTACAGGAAAGCTATATCAATAAAAGATAGTCTCTTTGGTTCCAAGT CAGGAAAAGCTGCTCCTGGATTTGGAATTGGTGCACTTGAAGAATATGATGCTGAAGATGAGGATATCTATGGTGCTG GTTATGACTTTGAAGAAACATGCGTTGAAGAGGATGAAGAGCCATCAAAATTGAGCATAGAGAGTAAACAACCTTCAAGGTTGGACATAGAGAGTAAACAAAAGGTGGTTGCTAAAGATCAGGGTGTTCTGCCTGGTTTCAAAGTTGCATCAGTTTCTGACTACCAGTTAGAAAG GTTTGATCCTCCTATAATCCCAAAGGATTTTATTCCACACCACAAATTTCCTGGACCTCTTGAGACACTGAAGAAGCTCGATGTTCCCTCTCCCCCAGAAGTTCCTCCTCCAGATGATAGTAATCTGAAACTCTTAATTGAGGGGGTTGCTAAATTAGTGACTCGATGTGGTAAATTATTTGAGGATCTCTCAAGAAAGAAGAACCAGTCAAATCCATTATTCAGTTTTCTTTCTGGAGGAGATGGACATGATTATTACGAAAAGAGACTGTGGGAGGAGCATCAGAAACTTGGTGATCAAGCCAAGCTGTCATTGGATGGAAAACATTCCCCAAGTGCACAGAAGATGACGGCAGAGGGCCGTGGCAAATTATTAGGAGAAAAACCTTTGGGAAGAAGCTCAAAAGAGACTACAAGCTCATCAATCGCATCTAGGGAGTTTCAACTTCAGTTCAATCTTTCTGATACATTTAAAAAACCTGATTCATTT AATAAGTTGCCCGAAGTTGCAAAACCATTCAAAAATGATCCTGCAAAGCAAGAAAGATTTGAGCAGTTTCTCAAGGAGAAGTATGAAGGAGGGCTTCGTTCTACTGGTTATAGTTCGGCGAGTAATATGTCAGAAGCTGCTCGTGCTCGTGAAAAATTGGATTTTGAGGCAGCTGCTGAGGTACTAGAGAAAGGGAAATGGGGAAAGGAAAGCATGGTTTCAACACAGCCATTGGACTTTCTAGCCGCTGGAATGCAGTTTACTTCTGGCGGACTAGAG CAAGTTAAAGATACTCATGCTGAAGAATTGGTGACAAAGGAAAAGTACCCAAGAAGGGAGGAGTTCCAATGGCGACCTTTGCCTGTTCTATGCAAGCGCTTTGATCTCATTGATCCTTTTATGGGGAAG CCACCACCAGCTCCACGTGCGAGAAGTAAGATTGATTCTCTACTTTTCATTCCAGATTCTGTTAAAGATGCTAAACCGGAAGAAGATGCTATTACAAATAGAGACGTTCCTGCTGCTCAAACTGGCGCTCAAAAGACAATTGAAGCAGCTGAAGAGGAAATTGAAATTGTAGCTGAAAATGTTGAAAGGCCTGTTGATCTCTATAAG GCAATTTTTTCTGATGATTCTGATGAAGATGTAGAAGACACAAATACCAAAAAGGTGGAGGATCCGGAGAAGAAGATTGAAGTGGCAACTACAACACTGAACCGTTTGATAGCAGGTGACTTTCTAGAATCACTGGGAAAAGAACTGGGCTTTGAGGTTCCCCCTGACACACCCTACTCAACAAATAAAGCCAACTCGTCTGCTCAGATAGAAACACCAAACAGTGATGCTGGAATTGCGAAAGTTGGTACTGTTGAAGGCCATGGAACCTTCTGTGCTCCTAATGTTGGCACTGGAACTTCTCTAAACCCTGAACAAGAAACTACTCAAGGCAGTGAATCCCCCAAAAATGAATCCATTCCTGGCAAGCCTGTGAGATATAGTAGCAAACATACTGATGGTTTATCTGAGAGCATATCTGGTAAAGTCAATGCAGAAAAGTTTCCTCCAGGGGATAAGAAAGTCAGATCACCCTCCAGCCGTCGGAGAAACTGGAGCAGCAGCTCCTCATCAGAAGATGAAAGGAGTAGAAAACATTCTAGGCGACATCGTTATAGAAGCAGTGATTCATATAGTGACTCATCCAGCGATGATCGTGAACGCTACCATCCCAGGTCAAAAGGAAAACGGAAAAGATCCTCCAGGGAAAAGAGTAGTAGCAGCAGAAAACACTCAAAACATCATAAGCACAGAAGCAGGGACTCTCCCAGCAGGTCCCATCATGGTTCGGAGAGAGAACATTCAGAAtccaggaaagagaaaagaaaacgaAGGAATTGA